From the genome of Populus alba chromosome 10, ASM523922v2, whole genome shotgun sequence, one region includes:
- the LOC118061622 gene encoding metalloendoproteinase 2-MMP, with product MAPKLSHLLSAILVIFSIQSFRGQARTLKPEHRQSFSSFLQGLEGIQKGQTVEGLIELKQYLKKLGYYRSDDITLTSSDFDDHLELALKTYQEYFHLNVTGNLDSSTIQQMMIPRCGMPDIINTPSTKPNSTTSKHNKFHMVVHYAFGTQKWPPSKYALTYRFGSGVQVVGSDTLRSVCSKAFRTWAKVSPFTFQEATAGASADIVIEFFSGDHGDHYPFDGPGNKLAHAFYPQDGRLHYDADENWSIDPAVDQFDLESVTVHEIGHLLGLYHSKDHPEAIMYPTIASGKKKRDLAQDDIDGIHALYSN from the coding sequence ATGGCTCCTAAACTTTCCCATCTTTTATCAGCAATCCTCGTTATCTTTTCTATCCAGTCCTTCAGAGGTCAGGCAAGAACTTTGAAACCCGAGCATCGGCAATCTTTTAGCAGCTTCCTTCAAGGGCTGGAGGGGATTCAAAAGGGCCAAACTGTGGAAGGGCTTATTGAGCTCAAGCAATACCTCAAAAAGCTTGGGTACTACCGAAGTGATGATATCACTCTCACAAGCAGTGATTTTGATGACCACTTGGAGCTAGCACTCAAAACATACCAAGAATATTTTCATCTGAATGTTACTGGTAACCTTGACTCTAGTACCATACAACAAATGATGATTCCACGATGTGGAATGCCTGATATCATAAACACTCCGTCCACTAAACCGAACAGCACTACATCAAAACACAACAAGTTCCACATGGTTGTTCATTATGCTTTCGGGACACAAAAGTGGCCACCTTCCAAGTATGCTCTGACCTACAGATTTGGCTCGGGTGTCCAAGTTGTTGGTTCGGACACCTTGAGGTCGGTCTGCTCAAAAGCTTTCCGAACATGGGCAAAGGTTTCTCCATTCACTTTCCAGGAGGCGACTGCCGGTGCATCAGCAGATATTGTAATTGAGTTCTTCAGCGGCGATCATGGGGACCACTATCCTTTTGATGGACCAGGGAATAAACTGGCTCATGCTTTTTATCCACAAGACGGCCGTCTCCATTACGATGCAGACGAGAACTGGAGCATTGACCCCGCAGTGGATCAATTCGACCTGGAATCCGTTACTGTTCATGAAATAGGACATCTGCTGGGCCTTTATCATAGTAAAGATCATCCCGAAGCCATCATGTATCCAACGATAGCATcgggaaagaagaaaagagatctCGCCCAGGATGATATTGATGGGATACATGCTCTCTattccaattaa